The segment attttattttattttttcttagctgTAAAGGTCTGCATTGTGGATGAATTACATAGAGTAAAGTAAAATCTGCCCAGAGCATCCAGCTTAGCAGGGCTCACTTCACAAGAGGCAAcaccaggaaaacaaaccaacaatcTTTGTAAACCCTTTCACAAAACCTTGTGTTACTCTCAGCTTGGACACTAGATGGTCTTGCTCAGCATGAGGAGCAGTTCATGCGTTTTGCTGTTGGGGGCCATCAAGTTgttccaggggaggtttaggtcaGGAAGAATTTAGTCACTGAAAGGGTGGTTGGGCATTGGGACGGGCTgcctggggaggtgggggagaccccattcctggaggttgTGAAGAGACATGTGGACATCTGGCTGAAGGAGGATGCCCCAGGTGGGGGCAATGACCGTGGCTGCCCTTTCTGATGTCCCAGTGAGAgaggaactgtttttttttttttttcccacctagCACCCTAAACAGGTCCAGCACTGCGCTTCACCTCCTCTGATTTGTTCCTCTGCACCATGGGTGGAAGGATGGAGTAGAAAGGAGCGCCGAGCTCCTCTGCTGTGTGTGACAGTTCTCGCCCCGCTATCCTGAGTCACCCCGAATAAGCATTTCAGCAGCCCCCCTCTCTGTCTTGTGGGGATTTGCCCAAATGCCTCTGTTTTTCATACAAGCTCCACCGCAAGGTTTGTTTAAAAGCTCTATCGTGGTTTTAACTGGTTGCCATTTCATTCATTTGTTCGTTCTTCATTATGACTcttttagggaaaaaacaaacaaacaaacaaacaaacaaaacaaaaaaaataacatagttTTTAAAGATGCTTATTTAAATGAGTCAGTATTTATTCACTTCAGCATTTATACAAGCAACAATGGTTGTACACATTCTTCCAGAAATTGTATAGTTCATTGAACATATAGGGCATGTCTTGATTAAACgttaaaaaaatcttctgccTACTGTTCTCTCTAGAGCACCTTTCACCCCAGTCATGCTGCACCCTGCAGAAGAGCCATAATTCTGTCAGGTGTTGTTCAGAGATTGCCACACAAAGAACTTGAGCCTCTAATTatccaaaaagaaaagataagtagatgtaaaaaaaaaaaaaaaaaaacacatcccaAGAAGATCTATGTGAAGATTTTGATTGGGACGTGCTTCTGGCAATGTTCTAATTAATCTACGTGTGCCCATGGCAAGTTGTTACTACAGATACAATTCCCCTGAGCCAATGCCATGGCTTTGtggtttctgatttttcttctataCAGCAGGGAAAATCTGCACTTTAGTCCACGTCTTTACCTTGACCTGGATGCCCATGGTCTCATGATGTCCCTGGTGGCTTTCCATGGGGGGGCTCCgcagggcacaggcaggagcaaAGACCTGTGCTGTGGTCACTGGGGCAGCGCCCAAGGAGGGAAAGACCCAAGACCTTCCTGCAAAATGCAATTTGTTAACTAGGTGCTGTCCAAGCAAAAAGCTCCTAGAGAAAATCAGAGCCTGGAGCAAGCTGCCCATCTCCACACATCACTGGCGTAAACACACcctcagctcttccagctcaTTTGCATATCTGCAGTTTGGGCATAAAAACTTGctaatcaggaaaagaaaacatcagaaagTCTTCACTTCCAATATGAGCATCCCTTTATCTGGCCACATTTTCATTTAACATGACCCATACACAAAACATCAGGGTACCATGTTGTGTTTGCTGCGCAAGCGCTGACAATTATTCTGATGGACTATTGAAGGCTCATGCCGTGATTAAAATGCATCGTGATTGTTAGAAGTGGATGATTTGCTGTGTGGTACTCTGTACCTGTTATTGCTGTGTGATCTCCCTGTCCGTAAGCTCAACAATAATGCCATGAATATTCCTTCATTACCACCAAAGCGCTGCAGAGCTCCCAATGCGGCTTCAAAGTCAGTGCACATGTGGGAACAGCCTTTGGCCCCACAGCCTCCTCAGAGCCCCCTTCACCTCCCTGTTCCTCAGGCTGTAGACCAGGGGGTTGAGCAAGGGGGTCACTGCAGCGTAGAAGACAGAAACCAGTTTCTCTTCACCCTGTGGTCTGGCTTCGCTGGGTAGCATATAGGTGACCAGCCCCGGCACGTAGAAGATGGTGACGGCAGCCAGGTGGGAGGTGCAGGTGGAGAACACCTTCATCCGCGTCCCTGCAGAAGGCATCCGCAGGACTGTGTAGAGGATGCAGGTGTAGGACGCCAGGATCACCAGGATGGAGCCCAAGATGTTGAGCTCAGCACTGCAGACCTGCAGGATGTGGTTGGGGtgggtgctggagcaggagaggtgcaggagggcaggcagctCGCAGAAGAAGTGGTCGATGCTCCTCGCCCGGCAGAAAGCCAACCTCCCCGCCAGCACCGTGTGTACCAGCGAGCTTAGGAAGCCTGTGGCGTACACCAGCATGGTCATCCTGTAGCAACGTGCCCGGGACATGAGGGCGGTGTAGTGCAGTGGCTGGCACACGGCTGCATACCGGTCGTAAGCCATCACCCCCAAGAGAAAGCACTCACAGATGACAAGCATGAGGAAAACATGCATCTGGGCAAAGCAGCCCACAAAAGAGATGTTGCTTGTCCCAAACAGGAAGGTCTCCAGGGCTTTGGGGatgacagcagaggaaaggcagAAGTCCATGAAGGACAAGTGCGTCAGGAAGAAATACATGGGCTTGTACAGCTGGGGGTCAGTGTTGATCAGCAGCATCAGCAGCAGGTTCCCCATCACCAATAATGTGTACAATGATAAGAAAATAATGAACATGGGTGTTTGTAGCTCTGGAACATCAGAGAATCCCAAGAGGATGAAGCCGGACAAAGCCGTGACGTTTTCACTGtccatatttttattacagaatcacagaatttctaggttggaagagacctcagggtcatcgagtccaacctctgacctaacggtaacagtccccactaaaccatatccctaagctctacatctaaacgtcttttgaagacttcccgggatggtgactcaaccacctccctgggcagcccgttccagtacctaacaaccctttcagtaaagaagttcttcctaatacccaacctaaaacacccctggtgcaactttagcccgttccccctcgttctgtcacaTTAAATTATGGTGAAATTGCATAGAAATAAAACGGATCAGTGAAAAAAAACTCCGAGAGAGAAATACTGTGGAAGAATCACAGCTGCACCCATACAGTAAATGCAATAGAAAGTGGTATaatttttagaaaattaaaaggtGACTCTGTCTTTAGCCAAATGAAAGCTATAATTACACAGgtattaaaagcaaataaatactgCTGTGATTTATATAGGATATACTAAGGAGCCATAAAGTTTATTCAAGTGTAACAAATCAAATAATCACAATCTATAATGTGCAAAAGAGAGAAGCTAGGAATTCCCACTACTGCTTTCTGgaaattttaaagatttttttctctctctttttttttttttttttcaccagacAGAATCAGTGTTCTATATCATTACCAGTTGGAGTACAGCCTATTCATTTTGACACAAAGCTGTGCATTtgcaattgtttttattttattttattttattttattttattttattttattttattttattttattttattttattttattttattttattttattttatttatatgctACTTGactactggaaaacaaaacaattataAAATCTACAAGGTATAaacaaaagtacccccaaagtcCTCTATTATCTACCCCCCTTTCTCAGTTGTACATCCCTGTGCTCACTTGTTCCAGAATCTTTTCTCTTTACTCTCTTTGAAGGTTGGACTTGACGATCTTGTACGTCTTTTCCAACACAGATGATTCTACTCGTGCCTCCAGCTCTTTCCTGAAGTGTGGtaagacaaagaaaatgaagctacAGGTGGCCTAGGGCTGAAAAGCTGTTCTGGAGCTTATTTCATTCCCAAGTTGCCACTAAGGGGCTTCCACCAGTCTGTCTTTACAACAGAGCGGTTCTTACCCTTTTCCTAAGCAAAGAGATCAAGTCTGTCCAGCAGCATCTTCAAAACAGGCATCTGATCTGTGTCACCAAAGCCATGGCATGAAAGCTGTAGAGTCCAGCTCTTTCAGTAGGGATGTACAGGCgagatgcaaatatttttttaatgcaagtgtctgcaaataattatttttctgagcCTTATATAAGCATGGTTATAAGGCAGATGTATGTGTGTTTATAAGGGAGATGTCATTTGCTGACCTTTGGGACTTGCTCCCTGAGTAATGCCAAGTCTGAAGCATAGGAGAGCAGGGATGCACTGTAATTAGT is part of the Anas platyrhynchos isolate ZD024472 breed Pekin duck chromosome 5, IASCAAS_PekinDuck_T2T, whole genome shotgun sequence genome and harbors:
- the LOC101805090 gene encoding olfactory receptor 8I2 → MDSENVTALSGFILLGFSDVPELQTPMFIIFLSLYTLLVMGNLLLMLLINTDPQLYKPMYFFLTHLSFMDFCLSSAVIPKALETFLFGTSNISFVGCFAQMHVFLMLVICECFLLGVMAYDRYAAVCQPLHYTALMSRARCYRMTMLVYATGFLSSLVHTVLAGRLAFCRARSIDHFFCELPALLHLSCSSTHPNHILQVCSAELNILGSILVILASYTCILYTVLRMPSAGTRMKVFSTCTSHLAAVTIFYVPGLVTYMLPSEARPQGEEKLVSVFYAAVTPLLNPLVYSLRNREVKGALRRLWGQRLFPHVH